In the genome of Candidatus Nitrosocosmicus arcticus, the window CAATCTATTGTCATAAATTCCCATTACATTTATGGAAAAGAATTTTTTTATGAACGACATAGTCTCGTGCGGAAAAGAAAAACCAACTGATAGATCTATAATGTTTCTATTTTGGGTCAATGGAAATCAGTTTATTTTTCAAATTTCCCTTTCTTTTTGAATATCATTCTGACGGCATCAGTATCAGAAAGGAGAAGAGTTCTTAAACAAAGTTTTTGTTTATTTAGACGAATATATACCGAGCCTTTTTCATCAAGGTTGTTTTTCAAATATTTATCAAAGTCCTCAGATCCATAGTTAATTTTTAACTGGTTGCAAAGGTCTACGTATATACGTTCTATATCGGATGACGCTGTTATGTTTAGTCGTATTATTGGATTTTTCCAATGCCCTTCAGTTTTCACACAGTCAATTGTCACTACATTGGCCGAGAGTTTAAAACATTCCAGAATGTGATTCAATATCTTGTTTTCATCCTCCGTTGCATGAACTAATATCGAAATATCTACGGATGAAAACAATTCAAAAATGAAGATATACTAAGTATCTTCTTCTTTTTCTATTTCTTCTTTGGGTACGGTTACAATATCCTCCTCTGTAGAAATTTCAGGATCAGCTTCTGTAACAGGAACTTCAGAATCTATTTTTTCCTCATTGACTTGGATAGGAGATGAAATAAGCTTAGTTTTTCTTACACCCACATGACGGATACTGGCTACCTTCTTTGCAACATCCAGCATTTCAGAACTCATTTTTCCCATGGTCACCTCTTTCACAAACTCATTAAGAGACAATACAGGAATTTTTTCAGTCAATAATTTAGCCATAGATAGTCTGATCTCATGTTTTTTTGATGAATTTATTCTCCTCTGACTAAAAGCTGTGGCAGAGACCCTAAAAACATAACCATCAGATGTTGTGAATTCGTCAACAAAATTTATCATAGAGCTGCCTCGTCGGATGAGACTTCGCAGAAACTCTTTTGCATATTCATGTCCCTTAAATATTGTAGAAGCCATTCCAGAATTAATCCTATCAATCTGAACAAAAATCTTAGTTTGATGTTGGGTTGGATCTTGCTTTAGCACATCATATAATGTATTTTCAATTACCCTTCCTTTTGCCTTATTAATATCGGAAATTGGGATATAATTTAGAGGGACTTTGTCAAATGCGGGCGGAGCATTTACTATAATCCATTGTTTATCTCTCCATTTATCGCGAACCCTGCCCCCTCGTCTGGAACCTTTTGCCATATGCAGGCAATCCTTGAATCCAAAATATAAGTTATACTAACTCTAAATAGTTGGGCAGTCAACTAATTCAGTTTAAGGCATATTTCAATTTAGTAGAGAAACGTATTTCAAAACTCAAAATTGCATTCCAAATTCCGTTTATCTGGTTGAAATGATCCCTTTGGTTACCTAAAGGGCTCAGCAGCTGCATCTAATTTTGAACGGCGTAAGTACCATGCGTACACAAACAAATTAATAAACATTATAGAAAATATATATGACGAATTTCCATGTCTCAAATCCCAGGTATAGGGTACGAAATTGTGCATAAAACAATAGTTATTGCAATCCTTTCATTTACTCTAATGTCGATTTTTGGTATTTCAATGATTCACACCTATTCGTACGCATCGGAGTCTACAAAGGAACACGAAATGACCAATCCAATTTTGGAATTTGAAAAGTGGAATTGCGGCATTGAGAGTCCACCGAACTCCAATTATTTCGTAACAGAATTTAAGGTACCAGAAGAATGTAGTATTCCCATAGCTATTACGTATGATAAGACGGACAACAAGGTGTGGTTTATTTCCACTCGGAATGGCACTTTATTTGGATTTGATCCGTCTAAGCAGGTATTTGAATCATACAAAATACCTTTCTGGTATTCAAGAGATCTTCCTGCGGGCAACTCTTGGAGCTGGGACATAAAACTAGATAATACAAATAGTAGCCTCTGGTTCACGGATGAAAAATTAAATTCATTGTGGAAGTTTGATAAAATAGAAAAAAAGTTCTATAATTACCCCATTCCTTTTCATTCAGAGTTTTTTCCTACTTCTTATCCAATATCAATGGGATTTGAAAATAACAATAGTATGTATTTTGTCGGAATAAGGTCCCCATCATTGTGGCATGGTCAAATAGATAAAATGATAAATGGAACCTCAGAAGGACTGACAGAAATACCAATTCCGCTAAAGGATGTATTTCAAACTATTCCAAGCTATAAAGTAGGGTTGGGGTCGTTGGTAGTCGATAATGAAAACAAAAGCATTTGGATTACAGCTCTAGCGTTTGAAGAAAAAGGTGTTCTAATCAAGTATAGCATAATAGATAATAAATTTGATATCCTTGAACTACCCAAAAGCATAAGATCTCCAACTGGTATAGCGGTGGATCCCCATAGTAACGTCTGGATAACAGACCATGCCACTAGCTCTTTTTACAAAATCTCTCCACCAGAGAACTCCAATAACATAACTAGTCTAAACATAGAACATATTGTAACATCACCGCTTTCATCAAGAATCATAGGAATTGATT includes:
- a CDS encoding RNA-binding domain-containing protein; translated protein: MFSSVDISILVHATEDENKILNHILECFKLSANVVTIDCVKTEGHWKNPIIRLNITASSDIERIYVDLCNQLKINYGSEDFDKYLKNNLDEKGSVYIRLNKQKLCLRTLLLSDTDAVRMIFKKKGKFEK
- a CDS encoding 30S ribosomal protein S3ae → MAKGSRRGGRVRDKWRDKQWIIVNAPPAFDKVPLNYIPISDINKAKGRVIENTLYDVLKQDPTQHQTKIFVQIDRINSGMASTIFKGHEYAKEFLRSLIRRGSSMINFVDEFTTSDGYVFRVSATAFSQRRINSSKKHEIRLSMAKLLTEKIPVLSLNEFVKEVTMGKMSSEMLDVAKKVASIRHVGVRKTKLISSPIQVNEEKIDSEVPVTEADPEISTEEDIVTVPKEEIEKEEDT